Genomic DNA from Paenibacillus sp. KS-LC4:
TACACAATTCGTATGGAGATTCTTTTTTCTGACCCTCGAGCTGCTCTGATTGCTTGATGCCTGTTAAATGAAACACTTCAAGCGCGCGTATAACGCGCCTTTGGTCATTCGGATGCAGGCGCTCCGCAGACTTCGGATCAATGAGCGCGAGCCTCGCATGCAGCGCCTCGGCGCCGTGCGCAAGAGCGAAGCGCTCCTGCTCCTGGCGAAAGGCCTCATCAGAACCGCTCTCCGAAAATTCAAAGCCATAGCATACGGCTTCCACATAGAGACCCGTGCCGCCAACGATGAAGGGCAGCTTCCCTCTAGCAGCAATCTCTTCAATGCTGCTTCCGCAGCCCGCCTGAAAGTCTGCCACCGAATAGGGGTCATCCGGTTCGCGAATATCAATTAAATGATGCGGGATGCCCTCGCGCTCCTCCAAAGGAAGCTTCGCTGTTCCGATGTCCATGCCGCGATAAACCTGCATGGAATCGCCCGAGATGATTTCCGCCTGCCAAGCTTTGGCCAGCTCCAGGCTTAAATTGGTTTTGCCTACTGCCGTAGGACCAATCAACACGAGCAAAGGC
This window encodes:
- the miaA gene encoding tRNA (adenosine(37)-N6)-dimethylallyltransferase MiaA yields the protein MPEQDNKRVTAPYKKQPLLVLIGPTAVGKTNLSLELAKAWQAEIISGDSMQVYRGMDIGTAKLPLEEREGIPHHLIDIREPDDPYSVADFQAGCGSSIEEIAARGKLPFIVGGTGLYVEAVCYGFEFSESGSDEAFRQEQERFALAHGAEALHARLALIDPKSAERLHPNDQRRVIRALEVFHLTGIKQSEQLEGQKKESPYELCIIGLTMERAELYRRIERRIDQMLEQGLVEEVKALLSRGVPPHAVAMQGLGYKEMASFLRGDCTLEAAVTLLKRDTRRFAKRQLSWFRHMKDIEWIDMGENFHNNLQRIHGIIAGKFQVHLEYTSNQSLVDGGNVQ